A single genomic interval of Stenotrophomonas sp. ZAC14D1_NAIMI4_1 harbors:
- a CDS encoding bifunctional (p)ppGpp synthetase/guanosine-3',5'-bis(diphosphate) 3'-pyrophosphohydrolase — MNRASAPGLEALLNRPSAAVLPAPLREALLQWWDAADTSHEMRGSSLSILADTLDALALLSADEGAVLAALLFDLPGLRAHLDALPLGNHKAAVAGLLDGQDAADPVWALHAGREAGRNSEGLRRLLLAIIHDLRVVPILLARQLARMRAADKLDEEQRRALAQLTRDIHAPLANRLGIWQLKWELEDLAFRHLEPDTYRRIAREVDETRIARERYVEHVKKTLSRELAAQGIHAEVSGRPKHIYSIWRKMQKKRLAFDQLYDIRAVRVMVDDVAACYAALGVVHALWAPVPSEFDDYIARPKANDYRSLHTAVVGPEGRTIEVQIRTHDMHAQAELGVAAHWKYKEGSKGAEKAFDRKITWMRQLLEQAQEGQGNELAGALDAELTEDRVYALSPKDEVLDLPQGATPLDFAYQVHTMVGHRCRGAKVNGRIVPLTYRLRSGDRVEILTGKEADPRRDWLMPALGFLASNRSREKVRSWFHKLDRARNVQAGRELLERELKRLGLQHSDLAAAAKKFHADSIDDLYIQVALGDTGPNQVSRALLEAERAASQPAPAPTLPRPTARRENLGNSKFTVQGVGNLLVQLARCCQPVAGEPIVGYLTRSRGVTVHRADCAALARLAAASPQRILPVEWGQAGGGYEVDVVVSAVDRRWLLKDITNLIAQEDAYVLDIHSDNVRNSGRAHLRLRLKVTDYGQLSNLLGKLDALPGVSEARRLG; from the coding sequence GTGAACCGCGCGTCTGCCCCCGGCCTGGAAGCCTTGTTGAACCGTCCCTCGGCAGCGGTGCTGCCCGCGCCGCTGCGCGAAGCCCTGCTGCAGTGGTGGGACGCTGCCGATACCTCGCATGAGATGCGTGGCAGCAGCCTGTCGATATTGGCCGATACGCTGGACGCGCTGGCCCTGCTGTCGGCCGACGAAGGCGCGGTGCTGGCCGCCCTGCTGTTCGACCTGCCGGGCCTGCGCGCGCACCTGGACGCGCTGCCGCTGGGCAACCACAAGGCCGCGGTGGCCGGCCTGCTGGACGGCCAGGACGCGGCCGATCCGGTCTGGGCACTGCATGCCGGCCGCGAAGCCGGACGCAACAGCGAAGGCCTGCGCCGGTTGCTGCTGGCCATCATCCACGACCTGCGGGTGGTGCCGATCCTGCTGGCCCGCCAGCTGGCACGCATGCGTGCGGCCGACAAGCTGGATGAGGAGCAGCGCCGCGCGCTGGCCCAGCTGACCCGTGACATCCATGCCCCGCTGGCCAACCGCCTGGGTATCTGGCAGTTGAAGTGGGAGCTGGAGGACCTGGCGTTCCGCCACCTGGAGCCGGACACCTACCGCCGCATCGCGCGCGAAGTGGACGAAACGCGCATCGCCCGCGAACGCTACGTCGAGCACGTCAAGAAGACGCTGTCGCGCGAACTGGCCGCGCAGGGCATCCACGCTGAAGTGAGCGGGCGGCCCAAGCACATCTACAGCATCTGGCGGAAGATGCAGAAGAAGCGGCTGGCCTTCGACCAGCTGTACGACATCCGTGCGGTGCGGGTGATGGTGGACGACGTGGCCGCCTGCTACGCCGCGCTGGGCGTGGTGCACGCACTGTGGGCGCCGGTGCCCAGCGAGTTCGATGACTACATCGCCCGCCCCAAGGCCAACGACTACCGTTCGCTGCATACCGCCGTGGTCGGCCCGGAAGGGCGCACCATTGAAGTGCAGATCCGCACCCATGACATGCACGCGCAGGCCGAGCTGGGCGTGGCCGCGCACTGGAAGTACAAGGAAGGCAGCAAGGGCGCGGAAAAAGCCTTTGATCGCAAGATCACCTGGATGCGGCAGCTGCTGGAGCAGGCGCAGGAAGGGCAGGGCAACGAACTGGCCGGCGCGCTGGATGCCGAGCTGACCGAAGACCGGGTCTACGCGCTGAGCCCCAAGGATGAGGTGCTGGACCTGCCGCAGGGCGCCACGCCGCTCGATTTCGCCTACCAGGTGCACACCATGGTGGGCCACCGCTGCCGGGGCGCCAAGGTCAATGGCCGCATCGTGCCGCTCACCTACCGCCTGCGCAGCGGCGACCGCGTGGAGATCCTGACCGGCAAGGAGGCCGATCCCCGCCGTGACTGGCTGATGCCGGCACTGGGCTTCCTGGCCAGCAACCGCTCGCGCGAAAAGGTGCGCAGCTGGTTCCACAAGCTTGACCGCGCACGCAACGTGCAGGCCGGCCGCGAGCTGCTGGAGCGCGAGCTGAAGCGGCTGGGCCTGCAGCATTCGGACCTGGCAGCGGCAGCGAAGAAGTTCCACGCCGACAGCATCGACGACCTGTACATCCAGGTGGCGCTGGGCGATACCGGCCCCAACCAGGTCAGCCGCGCGCTGCTGGAAGCCGAGCGAGCGGCCAGCCAGCCGGCGCCTGCGCCGACCCTGCCGCGGCCGACCGCGCGCCGCGAAAACCTGGGCAATTCCAAGTTCACCGTACAGGGCGTGGGCAACCTGCTGGTGCAGCTGGCGCGCTGCTGCCAGCCGGTGGCGGGCGAGCCCATCGTCGGCTACCTGACCCGTAGCCGGGGTGTCACCGTGCATCGTGCAGACTGCGCGGCGCTGGCACGGCTTGCCGCCGCCAGCCCGCAGCGCATCCTGCCGGTGGAATGGGGCCAGGCCGGCGGCGGCTACGAAGTGGACGTGGTGGTCAGCGCGGTCGACCGCCGCTGGCTGCTGAAGGACATCACCAACCTGATCGCACAGGAAGACGCGTACGTGCTCGACATTCACAGCGACAACGTGCGCAACAGCGGCCGCGCGCACCTGCGCCTGCGCCTGAAGGTGACCGATTACGGCCAGCTGTCGAACCTGCTGGGCAAGCTGGATGCACTGCCGGGCGTGAGCGAGGCGCGTCGTCTGGGCTGA
- the pgaD gene encoding poly-beta-1,6-N-acetyl-D-glucosamine biosynthesis protein PgaD — MTPPPVIVRPERLARQQRALQRAATLLAWSGYAWLWVPLVTLVAWVLGLQAGWDRLYLQRNAVDPFILAALPIIALLCGLLLIGWAEYNRARFADADRRLRRSDVADAAVRERLQAPAQVMHTLRRHRVVTVRMDEQARPVKAWRTPRGP; from the coding sequence ATGACGCCGCCTCCGGTGATCGTGCGGCCGGAACGGCTGGCACGCCAGCAACGCGCCCTGCAGCGCGCCGCCACCCTGCTGGCGTGGTCGGGCTACGCCTGGCTGTGGGTGCCGCTGGTCACGCTGGTCGCCTGGGTCCTGGGCCTGCAGGCGGGCTGGGACCGGCTGTACCTGCAGCGCAACGCGGTCGACCCCTTCATCCTCGCCGCGCTGCCGATCATCGCGCTGCTGTGCGGGCTGCTGCTGATCGGCTGGGCCGAATACAACCGTGCCCGTTTCGCCGACGCCGACCGCCGCCTGCGCCGCTCGGACGTGGCCGACGCGGCAGTGCGGGAACGGCTGCAGGCCCCCGCCCAGGTGATGCATACCCTGCGCCGGCACCGGGTGGTGACCGTGCGCATGGACGAGCAGGCGCGACCGGTGAAAGCCTGGCGGACACCGCGCGGGCCGTAG
- the pgaC gene encoding poly-beta-1,6-N-acetyl-D-glucosamine synthase — translation MENVSLVTLLFNFAFFYPVVMAFFWMVGGIYYYLRRERGAPRPDAPPPLRSQPPVSVLVPCFNEARHIADTIHAIAAQVYPRLEIIAINDGSSDDSATVLESLLPQYPNLRVVHLEQNQGKANALRIGALAARSEYLVCVDADVLLDPHATRWMVGHLIDGPRVGAVTGNPRVRNRTTLLARMQVGEFSAIIGLIKRAQRVYGRLFTLSGAICAFRRTALHRVGFWNDRMVTEDIDISWRLQLDGWDIRYEPNALCWVLMPETLRGLWRQRLRWARGGVEVLLQHGRRVLSWRRRRMWGVLLEYALSLAWAYTMLVIVVLWLLGKVVPLPRALYVDTLLPRWHGVVLALVCLLQFGTSLLIERRYERGLARQFYWVIWYPLAFWTIGMAAAVVALPRTLLSWRKQQRARWISPDRGVS, via the coding sequence ATGGAAAACGTTTCACTCGTCACGCTGCTGTTCAACTTCGCCTTCTTCTACCCGGTCGTGATGGCCTTTTTCTGGATGGTCGGCGGCATCTACTATTACCTGCGCCGCGAACGCGGTGCGCCACGCCCTGACGCGCCCCCGCCACTGCGCAGCCAGCCGCCGGTCAGCGTGCTGGTGCCCTGCTTCAACGAGGCGCGGCACATCGCAGACACGATCCACGCGATCGCCGCACAGGTCTACCCGCGGCTGGAAATCATCGCCATCAACGATGGCAGCAGCGATGACAGCGCCACCGTGCTGGAGAGCCTGCTGCCGCAGTACCCGAACCTGCGCGTGGTGCACCTGGAACAGAACCAGGGCAAGGCCAACGCGCTGCGCATCGGTGCACTGGCCGCGCGTTCGGAATACCTGGTCTGCGTGGATGCCGATGTGCTGCTGGACCCGCATGCCACGCGCTGGATGGTGGGCCACCTGATCGATGGGCCGCGGGTTGGCGCGGTCACCGGCAACCCGCGCGTACGCAACCGCACCACCCTGCTGGCCCGCATGCAGGTGGGCGAGTTCTCGGCCATCATCGGCCTGATCAAGCGCGCCCAGCGCGTCTACGGCCGGCTGTTCACCCTGTCCGGTGCCATCTGCGCGTTCCGCCGCACCGCGCTGCACCGGGTGGGCTTCTGGAACGACCGCATGGTCACCGAAGACATCGACATCTCCTGGCGCCTGCAACTGGATGGCTGGGACATCCGCTACGAACCCAACGCGCTGTGCTGGGTGCTGATGCCTGAAACCCTGCGCGGCCTGTGGCGGCAGCGGCTGCGCTGGGCACGTGGCGGCGTGGAAGTCCTGCTGCAGCACGGGCGCAGGGTGCTGTCGTGGCGGCGGCGGCGGATGTGGGGCGTACTGCTGGAATACGCGCTGAGCCTGGCGTGGGCCTACACCATGCTGGTCATTGTGGTGCTGTGGCTGCTGGGCAAGGTGGTGCCCCTGCCCCGCGCGCTCTACGTGGATACGCTGCTGCCGCGCTGGCATGGCGTCGTGCTGGCCCTGGTGTGCCTGCTGCAGTTCGGCACCAGCCTGCTGATCGAACGCCGCTACGAACGTGGCCTGGCGCGCCAGTTCTACTGGGTCATCTGGTATCCGCTGGCCTTCTGGACCATCGGCATGGCCGCCGCCGTGGTGGCGCTGCCGCGCACCCTGCTGTCATGGCGGAAACAGCAGCGTGCGCGCTGGATCAGTCCGGACCGGGGGGTGTCATGA
- a CDS encoding CopL family metal-binding regulatory protein — MSLAPTLLRVVLMLSLLLNGLNAAMASGHEQRGQMAHAMAAADAAEGDCHHHAGMKAEPAPQAEAPAHDAHCQIKDCVRSCAQHPLLAVQPQPFLAGPALSLAPQPMPGAGRPAPPLPPISRPPIG; from the coding sequence ATGTCCCTCGCCCCGACCCTGCTCCGCGTCGTGCTCATGCTCAGCCTGTTGCTCAACGGGCTGAACGCGGCCATGGCCAGCGGGCACGAGCAGAGGGGCCAGATGGCGCACGCCATGGCCGCCGCAGACGCGGCCGAGGGCGATTGCCATCACCACGCCGGCATGAAGGCCGAGCCCGCGCCCCAGGCCGAAGCTCCGGCCCACGATGCCCACTGCCAGATCAAGGACTGCGTGCGCAGCTGCGCCCAGCACCCGTTGCTGGCCGTGCAGCCGCAGCCGTTCCTGGCCGGCCCGGCCTTGTCGCTGGCCCCGCAGCCGATGCCCGGCGCTGGCCGCCCGGCACCGCCGCTGCCGCCCATCTCACGCCCTCCCATCGGCTGA
- a CDS encoding Dps family protein: MAKTKSTTKPKTGKQKLAAAAPSAPNIDIGITQGDRKKIADGLSRFQADAFTLYLKTHNFHWNVTGSMFNSLHTMFETQYTEQWAALDDVAERIRALGFNAPGSYREFAALTSIAEEPGLTDSADWREMVRQLVVANEAVCRTAREVLDVADDADDAPTEDLMTQRLQTHEKYAWMLRSLLQ, encoded by the coding sequence ATGGCGAAGACCAAGAGCACGACCAAGCCCAAGACCGGCAAGCAGAAGCTTGCAGCGGCGGCACCGTCGGCACCCAACATCGATATCGGGATCACCCAGGGCGACCGCAAGAAGATCGCCGACGGTCTGTCGCGGTTCCAGGCTGACGCGTTCACGCTCTACCTGAAGACCCACAACTTCCACTGGAACGTGACCGGTTCGATGTTCAACTCGCTGCACACGATGTTCGAAACGCAGTACACCGAGCAGTGGGCGGCGCTGGACGATGTGGCCGAGCGTATCCGTGCGCTGGGTTTCAATGCCCCGGGCTCCTACCGGGAATTTGCTGCGCTGACCTCGATCGCCGAGGAGCCGGGCCTGACCGACAGTGCGGACTGGCGGGAAATGGTACGCCAGTTGGTGGTCGCCAACGAAGCGGTCTGCCGTACGGCGCGTGAAGTGCTGGATGTGGCGGACGACGCCGACGACGCCCCGACCGAGGATCTGATGACCCAGCGCCTGCAGACCCACGAGAAATACGCCTGGATGCTGCGTTCCCTGCTCCAGTAA
- the recQ gene encoding DNA helicase RecQ, whose protein sequence is MASRPAHELLQRVFGYDDFRGPQQDIVEHVAAGHDALVLMPTGGGKSLCYQVPALLRDGVGIVISPLIALMQDQVEALRQLGVRAEYLNSTLDGETAARVERELLAGELDMLYVAPERLLTGRFLSLLSRSHIALFAIDEAHCVSQWGHDFRPEYRQLTVLHERWPDIPRIALTATADPPTQREIAERLDLAEARHFVSSFDRPNIRYTVVQKDNARKQLTDFLRGHRSEAGIVYCMSRRKVEETAEFLCGQGFNALPYHAGLPPEVRANNQRRFLREDGIVMCATIAFGMGIDKPDVRFVAHTDLPKSMEGYYQETGRAGRDGEAAEAWLCYGLGDVVLLKQMIEQSEASEERKQLERSKLDHLLGYCESMQCRRQVLLAGFGETYPQPCGNCDNCLTPPAAWDATVPAQKALSCVYRSGQRFGVGHLIDILRGSENEKVKQQGHDKLSTYAIGRDLDARTWRSVFRQLVAASMLEVDSEGHGGLRLTDASRDVLTGRRQVSMRRDAASTSGGRERSAQRTGLSVLPQDLVLFNALRSLRGELAREQNVPAFVIFHDSTLRNIAEQRPTSLDELARVGGIGGTKLSRYGPRLVEIVREEG, encoded by the coding sequence ATGGCTTCCCGTCCCGCGCACGAACTGCTCCAACGCGTCTTTGGTTACGACGATTTCCGTGGTCCCCAGCAGGACATCGTGGAGCACGTGGCTGCCGGTCATGACGCCCTGGTCCTCATGCCCACCGGCGGCGGCAAGTCGCTGTGCTACCAGGTCCCGGCCCTGCTGCGCGATGGCGTCGGCATCGTCATCTCCCCGCTCATCGCGCTCATGCAGGACCAGGTCGAAGCCCTGCGCCAGCTCGGCGTGCGCGCCGAATACCTGAACTCGACCCTGGATGGCGAAACCGCCGCCCGCGTCGAGCGCGAGCTGCTGGCCGGCGAACTGGACATGCTCTATGTCGCCCCCGAGCGCCTGCTGACCGGCCGCTTCCTGTCCCTGCTCTCGCGCAGCCACATCGCCCTGTTCGCCATCGACGAGGCGCACTGCGTGTCGCAGTGGGGCCACGATTTCCGCCCCGAGTACCGCCAGCTGACCGTCCTGCACGAGCGCTGGCCGGACATTCCGCGCATCGCCCTCACCGCCACCGCCGACCCGCCCACCCAGCGCGAGATCGCCGAGCGCCTGGACCTGGCCGAGGCACGGCACTTCGTCAGCTCCTTCGACCGCCCCAACATCCGCTACACCGTGGTGCAGAAGGACAACGCCCGCAAGCAGCTGACCGATTTCCTGCGCGGCCACCGCAGCGAGGCCGGCATCGTCTACTGCATGTCGCGGCGCAAGGTCGAGGAGACTGCTGAATTCCTCTGCGGCCAGGGCTTCAATGCCCTGCCCTACCACGCCGGCCTGCCGCCGGAAGTGCGGGCCAACAACCAGCGCCGCTTCCTGCGCGAGGACGGCATCGTCATGTGCGCCACCATCGCCTTCGGCATGGGCATCGACAAGCCGGACGTGCGCTTCGTGGCGCATACCGACCTGCCCAAGTCGATGGAAGGCTATTACCAGGAAACCGGCCGCGCCGGCCGCGATGGCGAGGCCGCCGAGGCCTGGCTGTGCTACGGCCTGGGCGACGTGGTGCTGCTCAAGCAGATGATCGAGCAATCCGAGGCCAGCGAGGAGCGCAAGCAGCTGGAGCGGTCCAAGCTGGACCACCTGCTGGGCTACTGCGAATCCATGCAGTGCCGACGCCAGGTGCTGCTGGCCGGCTTCGGCGAAACCTACCCGCAGCCCTGCGGCAACTGCGACAACTGCCTGACCCCGCCGGCCGCCTGGGATGCCACCGTCCCCGCGCAGAAAGCACTGAGCTGCGTCTACCGCAGCGGCCAGCGCTTCGGCGTCGGCCACCTGATCGACATCCTGCGCGGCAGCGAGAACGAGAAGGTCAAGCAGCAGGGCCACGACAAGCTGAGCACCTATGCCATCGGCCGCGACCTGGATGCGCGCACGTGGCGCAGCGTGTTCCGCCAGCTGGTGGCGGCCAGCATGCTGGAAGTGGACAGCGAGGGCCATGGCGGCCTGCGCCTGACCGACGCCAGCCGTGACGTGCTGACCGGCCGCCGCCAGGTCAGCATGCGTCGCGATGCCGCCAGCACCAGCGGCGGCCGCGAGCGCAGCGCGCAGCGCACCGGCCTGTCGGTGCTGCCGCAGGACCTGGTCCTGTTCAACGCCCTGCGCAGCCTGCGGGGCGAGCTGGCGCGCGAACAGAACGTGCCGGCCTTCGTGATCTTCCACGACAGCACCCTGCGCAACATCGCCGAACAGCGGCCGACCAGCCTGGACGAACTGGCCCGGGTCGGCGGCATCGGCGGCACCAAGCTGAGCCGCTACGGCCCGCGCCTGGTGGAGATCGTGCGCGAGGAAGGGTGA
- the hrpA gene encoding ATP-dependent RNA helicase HrpA, whose product MNAIDKNPPPRLRQQRAAIDGAMSRDRGRLLGMLSRCQAKPQDAALAATFEQALQASVQRRQVRAQQQPAITLDPQLPIAREAEAIIGLIRDHQVVVIAGETGSGKTTQLPKLCLAAGRGQAGMIGCTQPRRIAARAVASRVAQELQSELGQLVGYQVRFNDKVSEDSRIKFMTDGILLAEIASDRWLSNYDTIIVDEAHERSLNIDFLLGYLKQLLRKRPDLKLIVTSATIDTERFAQHFDNAPVISVEGRTFPVEVRYRALEGEGEDQGERTVNDAIVSAIDEITRLDSRGDVLIFLPGEREIRDAHQSLERRKYRNTEVLPLYARLSNQDQDRVFNPGPNRRIVLATNVAETSLTVPRIRYVVDPGFARVKRYSPRNKLDRLHIEPISQASANQRKGRCGRIAEGICYRLYAEADFQARPEFTDPEIRRSSLAGVILRMLQLGLGRIEDFPFLEAPDERAVADGWQQLTELGAIDAERRMTTIGKQMARLPVDVKLARMLVAAQAAGCLRPMLVIASFLGIQDPRERPPEARGAADSAHAQFADGRSEFVGVLRLWDAYRQAHEDLTQSKLRDWCGRHFLGFLRMREWRELHRQLRLLCEELGWKEETSDASMAPLLAGSSAPAPARDDAAAVKATRGQLHRAARLAREGKAEAAPAPVAVRAQKEQAPAGGGFSERVRAAAYQTLHRALVAGLPTQIGHRTEKGDFQAPRQRRFLPFPGSTLSKRPPPWLLVANLLDTQKVWGMTLAAIEPDWVIAELPHLLLRKHFDPHWSRAQGQVLASEQISLFGLVLAPKKPVHYGRIEPGEAHDIFVRQALVTGEINTRASFVADNQKVLELAREEEAKLRRAGIVADEDWQARWYLDRVPPQIHSAAGLDTWWKALPPEQRRTLHWSLVDLLPGEGSEQERYPKYLPLGQARLPLHYRFEPGADDDGVTLDVPLHLLNALDPVQLGWLAPGFVADKASALIRSLPKAMRRNYVPAPDFGRAFFEAFPQPSADAISGELARFLSRATGATVTALDFEPGSIEPHLHMNLRLRDEHGKVLATSRDLDALRAKFGGRAGDAFAARAGREMAADGLRTFPATPIPLQVPGEAGVPAYPALLDEGDSVALRIFADRQQAQEAHPLGVRCLLEIALAEKVKQARKQLPVAPKTGLLYAAIESQERLRGDLVDAAMNAVLAEGLEDIRDAAAFEQRRDHAAKALFGEAMSRLKLAETILALVAELKPLLEAPLMGWARGNLDDMEAQLVGLIHPGFLRDTPADALAQYPRYLKAMILRTERAKRDPPRDQARMLELHPFLDALRAGDEQGLRERPQWQALRWDLEELRVSLFAQELGARTGISAKKLAQRVTALRQL is encoded by the coding sequence ATGAACGCTATCGATAAAAATCCGCCGCCCCGCCTGCGCCAACAGCGCGCCGCCATTGACGGCGCCATGAGCCGCGACCGGGGCCGTTTGCTGGGAATGCTCTCGCGTTGCCAGGCCAAGCCGCAGGATGCGGCGCTGGCCGCTACCTTCGAGCAGGCCTTGCAGGCGTCGGTGCAGCGCCGGCAGGTACGGGCGCAACAGCAGCCGGCCATTACTCTGGACCCGCAGCTGCCGATTGCGCGTGAAGCCGAGGCGATCATCGGCCTGATCCGCGACCACCAGGTGGTGGTGATTGCCGGCGAAACCGGCTCGGGCAAGACCACCCAGCTGCCCAAGCTGTGCCTGGCCGCGGGCCGGGGCCAGGCCGGCATGATCGGCTGCACCCAGCCGCGACGGATTGCCGCACGTGCAGTGGCCAGCCGCGTGGCGCAGGAACTGCAGAGCGAGCTGGGCCAGCTGGTCGGCTACCAGGTGCGCTTCAACGACAAGGTCAGCGAAGACAGCCGCATCAAGTTCATGACCGACGGCATCCTGCTGGCGGAAATCGCCAGTGACCGCTGGCTTTCGAACTACGACACGATCATCGTCGACGAGGCGCACGAACGCAGCCTCAACATCGACTTCCTGCTGGGCTACCTGAAGCAGCTGTTGCGCAAGCGCCCGGACCTGAAGCTGATCGTCACCTCGGCCACCATCGACACCGAACGCTTCGCCCAGCATTTCGACAATGCACCGGTGATCAGCGTGGAAGGCCGCACCTTCCCGGTGGAAGTGCGCTACCGCGCGCTGGAAGGCGAGGGCGAAGACCAGGGCGAGCGCACCGTCAACGATGCCATCGTGTCGGCCATCGACGAGATCACCCGCCTGGATTCGCGCGGCGACGTGCTGATCTTCCTGCCCGGCGAACGCGAGATCCGCGACGCGCACCAGTCGCTGGAGCGGCGCAAGTACCGCAACACCGAGGTGCTGCCGCTGTACGCGCGGTTGTCCAACCAGGACCAGGACCGGGTGTTCAACCCCGGCCCGAACCGGCGCATCGTGCTGGCCACGAATGTGGCGGAAACCTCGCTGACGGTGCCGCGCATCCGCTACGTGGTCGACCCGGGCTTTGCCCGCGTCAAGCGCTACAGCCCGCGCAACAAGCTGGACCGCCTGCACATCGAGCCGATTTCGCAGGCCAGTGCCAACCAGCGCAAGGGCCGCTGCGGGCGTATCGCCGAGGGCATCTGCTACCGCCTGTACGCCGAGGCTGATTTCCAGGCGCGTCCGGAGTTCACCGATCCGGAAATCCGCCGCTCCAGCCTGGCCGGGGTGATCCTGCGCATGCTGCAGCTGGGCCTGGGCCGCATCGAGGATTTCCCGTTCCTGGAGGCGCCGGACGAACGTGCGGTGGCCGACGGTTGGCAGCAGCTGACCGAGCTGGGCGCGATCGATGCCGAGCGGCGCATGACCACCATCGGCAAGCAGATGGCACGCCTGCCGGTGGACGTGAAGCTGGCGCGCATGCTGGTGGCCGCGCAGGCCGCCGGCTGCCTGCGGCCGATGCTGGTGATCGCCTCGTTCCTGGGCATCCAGGACCCGCGCGAGCGCCCGCCCGAGGCCCGCGGTGCGGCCGACAGCGCGCATGCGCAGTTCGCCGATGGCCGCTCTGAATTCGTCGGTGTGCTGCGGCTGTGGGATGCCTACCGGCAGGCCCACGAAGACCTGACCCAGTCCAAGCTGCGCGATTGGTGCGGGCGCCACTTCCTCGGTTTCCTGCGCATGCGCGAATGGCGCGAGCTGCACCGCCAGCTGCGCCTGCTCTGCGAAGAACTGGGCTGGAAGGAAGAAACCAGCGATGCCTCGATGGCACCGTTGCTGGCCGGCAGCAGTGCGCCGGCGCCGGCGCGTGACGATGCGGCGGCGGTGAAGGCCACCCGTGGCCAGTTGCACCGCGCCGCGCGCCTGGCCCGCGAAGGCAAGGCCGAAGCCGCGCCGGCCCCGGTGGCCGTGCGCGCACAGAAGGAACAGGCCCCCGCCGGGGGCGGTTTCAGCGAACGCGTACGTGCGGCCGCCTACCAGACCCTGCACCGCGCACTGGTGGCAGGCCTGCCGACGCAGATCGGCCATCGCACCGAGAAAGGCGATTTCCAGGCCCCTCGGCAGCGCCGCTTCCTGCCGTTCCCGGGCTCGACGCTGTCCAAGCGCCCACCGCCGTGGCTGCTGGTGGCCAACCTACTGGATACGCAGAAGGTCTGGGGCATGACCCTGGCCGCAATCGAGCCGGACTGGGTGATCGCCGAGCTGCCGCACCTGCTGCTGCGCAAGCACTTCGACCCGCACTGGTCGCGCGCGCAGGGCCAGGTGCTGGCGTCCGAGCAGATCAGCCTGTTCGGCCTGGTGCTGGCACCGAAGAAGCCGGTGCACTACGGCCGCATCGAGCCCGGCGAAGCGCATGACATCTTCGTGCGGCAGGCGCTGGTGACCGGCGAGATCAACACCCGCGCCAGCTTCGTGGCCGACAACCAGAAGGTGCTGGAACTGGCCCGCGAGGAAGAGGCCAAGCTGCGCCGTGCCGGCATCGTCGCCGACGAGGACTGGCAGGCGCGCTGGTACCTGGACCGGGTGCCGCCGCAGATCCATTCGGCTGCTGGCCTGGATACCTGGTGGAAAGCACTGCCGCCGGAACAGCGCAGGACGCTGCACTGGTCGCTGGTCGATCTGCTGCCTGGCGAAGGCAGCGAGCAGGAGCGCTACCCGAAGTACCTGCCGCTGGGACAGGCGCGCCTGCCGCTGCATTACCGCTTCGAGCCGGGCGCCGACGACGACGGCGTGACCCTGGACGTGCCGCTGCACCTGCTCAATGCACTGGACCCGGTGCAGCTGGGCTGGCTGGCGCCGGGCTTCGTGGCCGACAAGGCCTCGGCGCTGATCCGCAGCCTGCCCAAGGCGATGCGCCGCAACTACGTGCCGGCACCGGATTTCGGCCGCGCCTTCTTCGAGGCGTTCCCGCAGCCCAGCGCCGATGCCATCAGCGGTGAACTGGCGCGCTTCCTGTCACGCGCGACCGGCGCGACGGTGACCGCGCTTGATTTCGAGCCCGGTTCGATCGAGCCGCACCTGCACATGAACCTGCGCCTGCGCGATGAGCACGGCAAGGTGCTGGCGACCTCGCGTGACCTCGATGCGCTGCGTGCGAAGTTCGGTGGCCGTGCTGGTGATGCCTTCGCTGCGCGGGCTGGCCGCGAGATGGCGGCCGATGGGCTGCGCACGTTCCCGGCCACGCCGATTCCGCTGCAGGTACCGGGTGAAGCCGGCGTGCCGGCCTATCCCGCGCTGCTGGACGAGGGTGACAGCGTGGCGCTGCGCATCTTCGCCGACCGCCAGCAGGCACAGGAGGCCCATCCGCTGGGCGTGCGCTGTCTGCTGGAGATCGCCCTGGCCGAGAAAGTGAAGCAGGCGCGCAAGCAGCTGCCGGTCGCGCCCAAGACCGGCCTGCTGTATGCGGCCATCGAATCGCAGGAACGCCTGCGTGGGGATCTGGTCGATGCGGCGATGAACGCCGTGCTGGCCGAAGGGCTGGAGGACATCCGCGATGCGGCGGCGTTCGAGCAGCGTCGCGACCACGCGGCCAAGGCGCTGTTCGGCGAGGCGATGTCGCGGCTGAAGCTGGCCGAGACCATCCTGGCGCTGGTGGCCGAACTGAAGCCGCTGCTGGAAGCGCCGCTGATGGGCTGGGCGCGTGGCAACCTGGACGACATGGAAGCGCAGCTGGTGGGCCTGATCCATCCCGGCTTCCTGCGCGATACGCCGGCCGACGCGTTGGCGCAGTACCCGCGCTACCTGAAGGCGATGATCCTGCGCACCGAACGCGCCAAGCGCGATCCGCCACGCGACCAGGCGCGCATGCTGGAACTGCATCCGTTCCTGGACGCGCTGCGTGCCGGTGATGAGCAGGGCCTGCGTGAGCGCCCGCAATGGCAGGCGCTGCGCTGGGACCTGGAAGAGCTGCGGGTATCGCTGTTCGCGCAGGAACTGGGTGCGCGCACCGGCATCTCGGCCAAGAAACTGGCACAGCGGGTGACCGCGCTGCGCCAGCTGTAA